From Halotia branconii CENA392, the proteins below share one genomic window:
- a CDS encoding DUF433 domain-containing protein, producing MTTTTNSRYVTRQPDILSGEPIIKGTRTPVRAIVENWRLGIRPEEIPLHLPNLTLAQVFDALSFYLDNQAEINEYIERNHVPDELVHPAIKARLNQK from the coding sequence ATGACAACTACAACAAACTCTCGCTATGTTACCCGACAGCCTGATATTTTATCGGGTGAACCGATTATTAAGGGAACTAGAACACCTGTGAGAGCAATTGTGGAAAATTGGCGTTTAGGTATTAGACCAGAAGAAATCCCGTTACATTTACCTAATTTAACTTTAGCGCAAGTCTTTGATGCTTTGAGTTTTTACTTAGATAATCAAGCAGAAATTAATGAATATATTGAGCGCAATCATGTCCCTGATGAATTAGTACATCCAGCGATTAAAGCTAGATTAAATCAAAAATGA
- a CDS encoding endonuclease domain-containing protein — MTNNLNSSDFHLPYNPKLVERAKELRKNMTPAEKKLWSEYLKNFQFRVLRQRPIHHFIVDFYCPTLQVVIEVDGDSHFTDEGQDYDIERTKILEGYGLKIIRFTNSQLLNQFDSVCMHIQSLIISKP, encoded by the coding sequence ATGACAAACAACCTTAACAGTAGCGATTTCCATTTACCTTATAATCCAAAGCTTGTAGAAAGAGCAAAAGAACTTCGTAAAAACATGACTCCAGCAGAAAAAAAGCTGTGGTCTGAGTATCTGAAGAATTTTCAGTTTCGGGTTTTAAGGCAACGGCCAATTCATCATTTTATAGTTGATTTTTACTGTCCGACTTTACAAGTGGTGATTGAAGTTGATGGAGATAGCCATTTTACAGATGAAGGTCAAGACTACGATATAGAGAGAACAAAAATTCTAGAAGGATATGGTTTAAAGATTATTAGGTTTACAAATAGTCAACTTTTAAATCAGTTTGATAGTGTATGTATGCATATACAGAGTTTAATCATCTCTAAACCCTAA
- a CDS encoding GUN4 domain-containing protein, which produces MVKDVFLCHNSKEKAEVEKIREHLLKEGIDAWLDKYDFEPFRRWQDQLEEIIPQVKAVAVFIGSSGVGPWADIEMKEFLVEFAKNHQLRIGLVILPGCPDKLINTVPRFLKGFHWVDFRLQNPDPMEQLIWGITGQKPKTQPISLSQSPQKPSDRRQFLKWVGWGILGLVTSVVGGGIWSQQQDQPVVTNNDPTKTEPSQTATPQTNPTNSIPPTEQQGKPNTLDSDKGIDYTRLRVLLAANNWREADIETYRVMLQVVGKKNSDYLTSDELLNFPCTDLRTIDQLWVNYSYGYFGFSVQKKIYLSVGGKADGNYYQEAWEKFGESVGWTVKVGYSEVKDEPNQFPSENRGHFPFANRKGLLNLFSRIETCKV; this is translated from the coding sequence ATGGTCAAGGATGTTTTCCTCTGCCACAACAGCAAAGAAAAAGCAGAGGTAGAAAAAATTAGAGAGCATCTGTTAAAAGAAGGAATAGATGCTTGGTTAGATAAGTACGACTTTGAGCCATTTCGACGTTGGCAAGACCAACTTGAAGAAATAATTCCTCAAGTCAAAGCTGTAGCTGTATTTATCGGTTCTTCGGGTGTAGGGCCGTGGGCAGATATCGAAATGAAAGAGTTTCTTGTTGAGTTTGCGAAAAATCATCAGCTTCGCATAGGCTTAGTTATTCTTCCTGGATGCCCTGATAAACTTATAAATACAGTTCCGAGATTTTTAAAAGGCTTTCATTGGGTAGATTTTCGGCTACAAAATCCCGATCCAATGGAACAGTTGATTTGGGGTATTACTGGACAAAAGCCAAAAACACAACCCATCAGTTTATCTCAATCGCCTCAAAAACCTTCAGACAGAAGACAATTTTTGAAATGGGTGGGTTGGGGAATTTTAGGCTTAGTAACGTCAGTCGTGGGTGGAGGGATTTGGAGCCAACAACAAGATCAGCCTGTTGTAACAAATAATGACCCTACAAAGACTGAACCATCTCAGACTGCAACACCACAAACAAATCCTACTAACAGCATCCCTCCAACGGAGCAGCAGGGCAAACCCAACACACTTGATTCAGACAAAGGCATAGACTACACCAGACTACGCGTCCTACTAGCAGCAAATAACTGGAGAGAAGCCGATATAGAAACCTATCGGGTGATGCTTCAGGTTGTAGGTAAAAAAAATAGCGACTACTTGACCTCAGACGAACTCTTAAATTTTCCTTGTACTGACTTACGGACAATTGACCAACTGTGGGTAAATTACAGCTATGGATATTTTGGCTTCAGCGTCCAAAAAAAAATTTACTTGAGCGTTGGCGGTAAAGCTGATGGCAACTATTATCAAGAAGCCTGGGAGAAGTTTGGCGAGAGCGTAGGTTGGACAGTGAAAGTAGGATATTCTGAGGTTAAAGACGAGCCAAATCAATTTCCGTCTGAGAATAGAGGACACTTCCCGTTTGCGAATAGGAAAGGTCTTCTGAATCTCTTCTCTCGCATCGAGACTTGTAAAGTTTAA
- a CDS encoding TldD/PmbA family protein codes for MPTTIADAQNLLSDLISRYSSHVDYLMIRLEEAEGTDILLRGDKVETLSEGISIGGHIRACHKGGWGLSSFNQLSTIKERIEEAIAAAQMVGDEETLLAPIDPIQAICQLPLTGTNPRQISLAQKKELCDRYTDLLKSVDHRITTTSVRYGDSNQKVILATSEGTLIEQSWVDMEMRFAATARNGETVQTGRETTGSRKAYEDLTDLDEQVKGAAQRAVAALSLPSVKGNTYTVVIDPILTGLFVHEAFGHLSEADMAYENPDLLEVMTIGRRFGPKELQIFDGAAPEGHRGSYFYDDEGTPATTTQLIKDGVLVGRLHSRETAGKLEEAPTGNARCLNYHFSPIVRMTNTWIERGKTPVADLFTGIKEGVYARNWLGGMTNGEMFTFSAGEAWMIRNGKIAESVKDVTLSGNVFQTLADIEAIGNDFYWDESGGCGKGGQNGLSVGCGGPSLRIRDVVVGGEI; via the coding sequence ATGCCGACTACAATTGCTGACGCACAAAATTTACTTTCTGACCTAATTAGCCGCTACTCATCCCATGTAGATTATTTGATGATTCGTTTGGAAGAAGCAGAAGGGACTGATATCTTGTTGCGCGGTGACAAGGTAGAAACCCTCAGCGAAGGCATCTCCATTGGTGGACATATTCGCGCTTGTCATAAAGGCGGTTGGGGTTTGAGCAGTTTTAACCAGCTTTCTACTATTAAAGAACGAATTGAAGAAGCGATCGCAGCTGCACAGATGGTTGGTGATGAAGAAACTTTACTTGCTCCTATTGATCCCATACAAGCAATTTGTCAACTACCTTTAACGGGTACAAACCCCCGTCAGATTAGCCTAGCCCAGAAAAAAGAATTGTGCGATCGCTATACTGATTTATTGAAAAGCGTTGACCATCGCATCACTACTACTTCAGTACGTTACGGTGACAGTAACCAAAAAGTTATCCTCGCCACCTCAGAAGGTACTTTGATTGAGCAATCTTGGGTGGATATGGAAATGCGCTTTGCTGCTACCGCCAGAAACGGCGAAACTGTGCAAACTGGCAGAGAAACCACAGGTTCTCGTAAAGCTTATGAAGATTTAACCGATTTGGATGAACAAGTCAAAGGTGCTGCCCAAAGGGCTGTTGCAGCTTTATCTCTACCATCGGTGAAGGGCAATACTTACACTGTGGTTATTGACCCAATTTTAACTGGTTTGTTTGTTCACGAAGCCTTTGGACATCTTTCTGAAGCTGATATGGCTTACGAAAACCCAGATTTACTAGAAGTTATGACCATCGGCCGGCGATTTGGCCCCAAAGAACTACAAATTTTTGATGGTGCTGCCCCAGAGGGACATCGCGGCAGCTATTTTTATGATGATGAAGGGACACCCGCAACTACTACGCAACTAATTAAAGATGGGGTTTTGGTGGGACGTTTACATTCCCGTGAAACTGCTGGCAAATTGGAAGAAGCACCTACAGGTAATGCCCGCTGTCTTAATTATCACTTCAGCCCAATTGTGCGGATGACAAATACTTGGATAGAACGAGGTAAAACACCAGTTGCAGATTTATTTACTGGTATTAAAGAAGGAGTGTATGCTCGTAACTGGCTTGGTGGTATGACCAATGGCGAAATGTTTACTTTCAGCGCTGGGGAAGCGTGGATGATTAGAAACGGTAAAATCGCTGAATCGGTTAAGGATGTCACACTTTCGGGTAATGTTTTTCAAACCCTCGCTGATATTGAAGCAATTGGCAATGACTTTTACTGGGATGAGTCTGGCGGTTGCGGTAAAGGTGGACAAAATGGTTTATCTGTTGGTTGTGGTGGCCCCAGTTTGCGAATTAGAGATGTTGTAGTTGGTGGAGAAATTTAA
- the coaE gene encoding dephospho-CoA kinase (Dephospho-CoA kinase (CoaE) performs the final step in coenzyme A biosynthesis.) yields MKRIIGLTGGIATGKTTVANYLASAYNLPILDADIYARDAVTIGSPILDAIAQRYGKQILLADGSLNRQKLGEIIFESQDERNKIEELIHPYVGDRFQEAIAQSPTQIIVLVIPLLFEVKMTDLVTEIWVVYCSKLQQLQRLIQRNHLSQEQAQARINSQLSLAEKASRADVVLDNSSTLEILLKQVDIALKVKSIN; encoded by the coding sequence ATGAAACGCATTATCGGCTTAACTGGAGGTATTGCTACAGGTAAAACTACTGTCGCCAATTATTTGGCTAGTGCTTACAATCTGCCAATATTGGATGCTGATATTTATGCTAGAGATGCAGTAACTATAGGTTCGCCTATTCTTGATGCGATCGCCCAACGTTACGGCAAACAAATTTTACTTGCAGATGGTAGCCTCAACCGTCAAAAGTTAGGTGAAATTATTTTTGAAAGTCAAGATGAACGCAACAAGATAGAGGAGTTGATTCATCCTTATGTAGGCGATCGTTTTCAAGAGGCGATCGCCCAATCTCCTACACAAATAATAGTGTTAGTAATCCCTTTGCTGTTTGAAGTCAAGATGACTGATTTAGTTACAGAAATTTGGGTTGTGTATTGCTCAAAGTTACAACAACTGCAAAGATTGATACAGCGAAATCATCTTAGCCAAGAACAGGCACAAGCCCGCATCAATAGTCAATTATCTCTTGCAGAAAAAGCATCTCGTGCTGATGTTGTGTTAGACAACTCCTCTACTCTAGAAATACTGTTAAAGCAGGTAGATATTGCTTTAAAAGTTAAAAGTATAAATTAA
- the cobA gene encoding uroporphyrinogen-III C-methyltransferase, which yields MTEAKGKVYLVGAGPGDVAYLTVKAYHLLGQAQVLVYDALVDDQLLDCVPLDCLKIDVGKRGGKPSTPQAEINQLLVKYCQENQQVVRLKSGDPFIFGRCTAEIEALQKSDCEFEVVPGISSALAAPLLAGIPLTDTVLSRCFAVLTAHEPEALDWEALSRLETLVILMGGRHLPEIVHQLVRHGRSRLTPIAIIRWAGTPHQQIWTAQLGDILEQTAGLSLSPVVIVIGEVVGLRNYLQPKKIVKIPSLEIMSSNHSPSSQFPLANKTILVTRSLGQSNQFSDRLTALGAKVIEMPTLEITAPSSWADLDQAIANLLDFHWLILTSVNGVDYFFARLNAQGKDIRALAGVKIAVVGEKTAQSLKQRYIQPDFIPPEFVADSLLASFPEELSGKKVLFPRVESGGREILVKELTAKGAEVIEVAAYQSCCPSSIPDSAKLALQNHTVDIITFASSKTVQFFYQLAQRIFPQKAVANELESVCIASIGPQTSKTCRALFGRVDVEAEEYTLDGLTQALIRNSYLDFARQPNS from the coding sequence ATGACTGAAGCAAAGGGCAAAGTTTACCTCGTCGGCGCTGGCCCTGGAGATGTAGCATATCTGACGGTTAAAGCTTATCATCTCTTGGGTCAAGCTCAGGTATTAGTCTATGATGCTCTAGTAGATGACCAATTGTTAGATTGTGTACCCCTTGATTGTCTCAAGATAGATGTAGGCAAACGTGGTGGTAAACCGAGTACACCACAAGCTGAAATTAATCAGTTACTGGTCAAATACTGCCAGGAAAATCAACAAGTTGTCAGACTGAAATCGGGTGATCCGTTTATTTTTGGGCGTTGTACTGCCGAAATTGAAGCTTTGCAAAAATCGGATTGTGAATTTGAAGTAGTCCCAGGCATCTCCTCAGCCCTTGCAGCCCCTTTGCTGGCGGGGATTCCCTTGACAGATACCGTCTTGAGTCGTTGTTTTGCCGTGTTGACAGCCCATGAACCGGAAGCTTTAGACTGGGAAGCTTTATCTCGGTTAGAGACACTAGTAATATTGATGGGCGGACGACATTTGCCAGAGATTGTACATCAATTAGTTCGACATGGGCGATCGCGCTTAACGCCCATTGCGATCATCCGCTGGGCAGGCACTCCTCATCAACAAATTTGGACAGCCCAACTGGGTGATATTTTAGAACAAACCGCTGGCTTATCTCTTTCGCCAGTAGTCATCGTGATTGGCGAGGTTGTGGGGCTTCGTAATTACTTACAACCTAAGAAAATAGTTAAAATTCCCAGTCTTGAAATTATGTCAAGCAACCACTCTCCATCTTCTCAGTTTCCCCTTGCTAATAAAACAATCCTAGTGACACGTTCGCTTGGACAGTCGAATCAATTTAGCGATCGCCTGACTGCCTTAGGTGCTAAAGTCATTGAAATGCCTACTTTAGAAATTACCGCACCTTCAAGTTGGGCAGATTTAGATCAGGCGATCGCTAACTTATTAGATTTTCACTGGTTAATTCTCACTTCTGTCAATGGCGTAGACTACTTTTTTGCCAGGCTAAATGCCCAAGGTAAAGATATCCGTGCTTTAGCTGGTGTAAAAATAGCCGTTGTTGGGGAGAAAACAGCCCAAAGTCTCAAACAACGCTACATCCAACCTGATTTTATTCCACCTGAGTTTGTTGCCGATTCTTTATTGGCAAGTTTTCCTGAAGAATTATCTGGGAAAAAAGTTTTATTTCCTAGAGTCGAAAGCGGTGGTAGAGAAATTTTAGTTAAAGAATTAACTGCTAAAGGTGCAGAAGTAATAGAAGTTGCGGCATATCAATCTTGCTGTCCTAGTAGTATTCCAGATTCAGCAAAGTTAGCTCTGCAAAATCATACAGTAGATATCATTACTTTTGCCAGTTCTAAAACTGTACAATTTTTCTATCAACTCGCACAAAGGATATTTCCTCAAAAAGCTGTGGCTAATGAGTTAGAAAGCGTTTGTATTGCTTCTATCGGCCCACAAACCTCAAAAACTTGTCGTGCTTTATTCGGACGCGTAGATGTAGAAGCAGAAGAATATACTTTAGATGGATTAACCCAAGCATTAATTCGTAATTCGTACCTCGACTTCGCTCGGCAACCTAATTCGTAA
- a CDS encoding tetratricopeptide repeat protein translates to MLENLQVIDILAIFAVIVSIAFLGYFAWKTLITSNFFQKGINLYQQQDFQGAEAAFRKVISINSTNDVVRLLLGDVLIKKGEVKEAKELFEEVIRRSPKNPDAYLRLANILMQENQQSAAKTNLQTAKDLLQKQRQPERANKVAQLLDQISAKST, encoded by the coding sequence ATGTTAGAAAATTTGCAAGTAATTGATATTCTGGCAATATTTGCAGTTATTGTAAGTATTGCCTTTCTTGGTTATTTCGCCTGGAAAACCTTAATCACCTCCAACTTTTTTCAAAAAGGAATTAATCTTTATCAGCAACAAGACTTTCAAGGTGCAGAAGCAGCTTTTCGTAAAGTCATTTCTATTAACTCCACCAATGATGTAGTTCGCTTATTACTAGGAGATGTTTTAATCAAAAAAGGTGAAGTGAAAGAAGCCAAAGAATTATTTGAGGAAGTGATTCGACGCAGTCCCAAAAATCCTGATGCATATTTGCGTTTAGCGAATATTTTAATGCAGGAAAATCAGCAATCAGCAGCCAAAACTAATCTGCAAACAGCTAAAGATTTATTGCAAAAACAACGCCAACCTGAAAGGGCAAACAAAGTTGCTCAACTATTAGATCAAATAAGCGCCAAGTCAACTTAA
- a CDS encoding homogentisate phytyltransferase — MSQSSQNSPLSHKPVPSNWLYAFWKFSRPHTIIGTTLSVWGLYLIAIAVSSAGFSSIPLSRVFGAWIACLCGNVYIVGLNQLEDVDIDKINKPHLPLASGEFSRTQGQLIVILTGLLALVIAWFTGPFLFGMVAISLAIGTAYSLPPIRLKQFPFWAALCIFSVRGTIVNLGLFLHFNWVLQQNSSIPPVVWVLTVFVLVFTFAIAIFKDIPDMEGDRLYNITTFTIQLGPQAVFNLALWVLTVCYLGMILVGAIRLASVNSIFLVITHLIVLCWMWMRSLVVDLQDKSAIAQFYQFIWKLFFLEYLMFPIACLLA; from the coding sequence ATGAGTCAGAGTTCTCAAAATAGCCCTTTGTCACACAAGCCTGTACCATCAAATTGGTTATACGCTTTCTGGAAGTTCTCTCGCCCACATACGATTATTGGCACTACTTTAAGTGTCTGGGGTTTATATTTAATTGCTATTGCTGTTTCTTCGGCAGGATTTTCTAGCATTCCCCTCAGTAGGGTTTTCGGCGCTTGGATTGCCTGTCTGTGCGGTAATGTTTATATTGTGGGCTTAAATCAATTAGAAGATGTTGATATTGACAAGATTAATAAGCCTCATTTACCTCTAGCATCAGGAGAATTTTCTCGGACGCAAGGACAATTAATTGTCATTTTGACTGGGCTTTTGGCTTTAGTTATAGCATGGTTTACAGGCCCTTTCTTATTCGGCATGGTGGCTATTAGTTTGGCAATTGGTACGGCTTATTCTTTGCCGCCAATTCGCTTAAAGCAGTTCCCGTTTTGGGCAGCCCTTTGTATTTTTTCGGTGCGCGGTACAATTGTCAATTTAGGTTTATTTTTGCATTTTAATTGGGTATTGCAACAAAACTCATCAATTCCGCCTGTGGTGTGGGTTTTAACAGTATTTGTTTTGGTGTTTACCTTTGCGATCGCTATCTTTAAAGATATCCCTGATATGGAAGGCGATCGCTTATACAATATCACTACTTTCACTATCCAACTCGGCCCGCAAGCGGTGTTTAATCTGGCGCTTTGGGTGCTAACTGTTTGCTACCTAGGCATGATTTTGGTTGGCGCTATTCGTTTAGCCTCAGTTAATTCAATATTTCTGGTAATTACTCATTTAATAGTGCTGTGTTGGATGTGGATGCGGAGTTTAGTTGTAGACTTACAAGATAAAAGTGCGATCGCCCAGTTCTATCAATTTATTTGGAAACTCTTTTTCCTAGAATATTTAATGTTCCCTATTGCTTGTTTGTTGGCTTAA
- a CDS encoding Uma2 family endonuclease, with the protein MLNYNPLACLPSSEELPDSDDTPVDNELQDLIPGLLKALLAMAWPERMDWFFGVDMGIYYDPDLPAIVPDGFLSLGVERFYDENLRPSYVLWEEKKLPILVLEVVSQTYRGEYSTKKADYARLGILYYVVYNPFRRRKPRLEVYKLVNNVYELHDGNPVWLPEIGLGIGIERGTYLGIPREWMYWYNQQGQRFLTPEEDKKLAQQQAQQSEQKAQQAQQEMQLLRERLRSLGVDPDLI; encoded by the coding sequence ATGCTAAATTACAATCCATTGGCTTGTTTGCCGTCATCTGAGGAACTACCAGACTCTGACGATACGCCAGTGGATAATGAATTACAAGATTTGATTCCCGGTTTACTCAAAGCGCTTTTGGCAATGGCTTGGCCAGAACGCATGGATTGGTTTTTTGGCGTAGATATGGGTATTTATTATGACCCAGATTTACCAGCGATAGTCCCAGATGGGTTTTTGAGTTTGGGCGTAGAGCGATTCTATGATGAAAACCTCCGTCCCAGTTATGTGCTTTGGGAAGAGAAGAAATTACCGATATTAGTGTTGGAGGTAGTGTCTCAGACATATCGCGGTGAATACTCAACCAAAAAAGCCGATTATGCAAGATTGGGAATTTTGTATTATGTAGTTTACAACCCATTTCGTCGCCGTAAGCCACGTTTAGAAGTTTATAAATTAGTTAATAATGTTTATGAATTACATGATGGAAATCCTGTTTGGCTACCAGAGATTGGTTTAGGAATTGGCATCGAACGAGGAACTTATCTCGGCATACCACGAGAATGGATGTATTGGTATAACCAACAAGGACAACGGTTTTTAACACCAGAAGAAGATAAAAAACTTGCTCAACAACAAGCTCAGCAGTCAGAACAAAAAGCTCAGCAAGCACAGCAAGAAATGCAATTATTACGAGAACGATTGCGATCGCTCGGCGTAGATCCTGATTTAATCTAA
- a CDS encoding endonuclease domain-containing protein, with the protein MMNNLNSSNFHLPYNPKLVERAKELRKNMTPAEKKLWCEYLSDFQFRVLRQRPINHFIVDFYCPTLQVVIEIDGDSHFTDEGQDYDIERTRILEGYGLKIIRFTNSQVLNQFDSVCEQIQGLIPPKPPFKRKIPKSPPF; encoded by the coding sequence ATGATGAATAACCTCAACAGTAGCAATTTCCATTTACCTTACAATCCAAAGCTTGTAGAAAGAGCAAAAGAACTTCGCAAAAATATGACCCCAGCAGAAAAAAAGCTGTGGTGTGAATATCTGAGTGATTTTCAATTTCGGGTTTTAAGACAAAGACCAATTAATCATTTTATAGTTGATTTCTACTGTCCTACTTTACAAGTAGTTATTGAAATTGATGGGGATAGCCATTTTACAGATGAAGGTCAAGATTATGACATAGAGAGAACACGTATTCTAGAAGGCTATGGTTTAAAGATTATTAGGTTTACAAATAGTCAAGTTTTAAATCAATTTGATAGTGTGTGTGAGCAGATACAGGGTTTAATCCCTCCTAAACCCCCTTTTAAGCGGAAAATTCCTAAAAGTCCCCCTTTTTAA